Proteins found in one Rhodobacter capsulatus SB 1003 genomic segment:
- a CDS encoding response regulator transcription factor, which produces MAGLKKILLVDDDSDLREALAEQLIATEEFDVFEAGSGAEGVEKAKGALYDLVMLDVGLPDTDGRELCKKLRKQGVKCPIMMLTGHDTDADTILGLDSGANDYITKPFKFPVLLARIRAQLRTHEQSEDAVFQLGPYTFKPAMKMLIDAKDRKIRLTEKETNILKFLYRAQDGVVARDVLLHEVWGYNAGVTTHTLETHIYRLRQKIEPDPSNARLLITESGGYRLVA; this is translated from the coding sequence ATGGCCGGGCTGAAGAAAATTCTTCTGGTGGATGATGACAGCGACCTGCGCGAGGCGCTGGCCGAGCAGCTGATCGCGACCGAGGAATTCGACGTGTTCGAGGCGGGTTCGGGCGCCGAAGGGGTCGAAAAGGCCAAGGGCGCGCTTTACGATCTGGTGATGCTCGATGTCGGCCTGCCCGACACCGATGGCCGGGAGCTGTGCAAGAAGCTGCGCAAGCAGGGGGTGAAATGCCCGATCATGATGCTGACCGGCCATGACACCGATGCCGACACGATCCTTGGGCTGGACAGCGGCGCGAATGATTACATCACCAAGCCCTTCAAGTTCCCGGTGCTGCTGGCCCGCATCCGCGCCCAGCTGCGCACGCATGAACAATCGGAAGATGCGGTGTTCCAGCTCGGCCCGTATACGTTCAAACCGGCGATGAAGATGCTGATCGACGCCAAGGACCGCAAGATCCGGCTGACCGAAAAGGAAACCAACATCCTGAAGTTCCTCTATCGGGCGCAGGACGGGGTGGTGGCGCGCGATGTGCTCTTGCACGAGGTCTGGGGCTACAACGCGGGGGTGACCACGCATACGCTGGAAACCCATATCTACCGGCTGCGCCAGAAGATCGAGCCCGATCCGTCGAATGCGCGGCTTCTGATCACGGAATCGGGCGGCTACCGTCTGGTCGCCTGA
- a CDS encoding YggS family pyridoxal phosphate-dependent enzyme has translation MGLQEIQTRIAKATRAAGRAEGAVRLIAVSKVQPPERVLAVLDQGQRLFGENYVQEAAGKWPDWRAEFPGVAVHMIGPLQTNKAKQAVELFEAIHTLDRPSLAVKLASLAQARGASPDLFVQVNTGSEPQKAGVLPEALDAFVAEARRLDLPVVGLMCIPPEAEDPAPHFAMLAGMAARNGLTGLSMGMSSDFEAAIAAGATHVRVGSAIFGARDYGARA, from the coding sequence ATGGGATTGCAGGAGATTCAGACCCGGATTGCGAAGGCGACCCGGGCCGCGGGCCGGGCCGAGGGGGCGGTGCGGCTGATCGCCGTGTCGAAGGTGCAGCCGCCCGAGCGGGTGCTGGCGGTGCTCGATCAGGGGCAACGGCTGTTCGGCGAGAATTACGTGCAGGAAGCGGCGGGCAAATGGCCCGACTGGCGGGCAGAGTTCCCGGGCGTGGCCGTGCACATGATCGGGCCGTTGCAGACGAACAAGGCGAAACAGGCGGTGGAGCTGTTCGAGGCGATCCACACGCTTGACCGGCCCTCGCTGGCGGTGAAGCTGGCGTCTTTGGCGCAGGCGCGGGGGGCAAGCCCGGATCTTTTCGTGCAGGTCAACACCGGGTCCGAGCCGCAAAAGGCGGGCGTGCTGCCCGAGGCTTTGGATGCTTTCGTGGCCGAGGCGCGGCGGCTGGATCTGCCGGTGGTCGGGCTGATGTGCATTCCGCCGGAAGCCGAAGACCCGGCCCCGCATTTCGCCATGCTCGCCGGGATGGCGGCGCGGAACGGGCTGACCGGGCTTTCGATGGGGATGAGTTCGGATTTCGAGGCGGCGATTGCCGCCGGGGCCACGCATGTGCGGGTGGGCTCGGCCATTTTTGGCGCGCGCGATTATGGGGCGCGCGCCTAG
- a CDS encoding porin — MKKLLIASTALVMVAGAAAAEVKLSGDARMGAVYDSEDWNFSSRARVQFTLSGTTDSGLEFGAKFRTSDIRNAEDPRNGNRGTVFLSGAFGKITMGDIASASEELFGDLADVGYLGDDQGTAGITFAGLGTNAIPYLTLDNETTSGLMYTYSAGAFSVAAAMTDGHGYGSLAAGTFEADTQSYSVAAAYTFGNYTVGLGHEILDRDGAGLDMSQTELAGMAKFGNTDVKGYYAIGGDENPVDDAIGLSVASAFGATTVKGYVQKVDFVAAGVDSVTWYGLGADYDLGGGAILAAGIQDDDVDGSDPVANMGVKFKF, encoded by the coding sequence ATGAAAAAGCTTCTCATCGCGTCGACCGCGCTCGTCATGGTCGCTGGCGCCGCCGCCGCCGAAGTGAAACTCTCGGGCGACGCCCGCATGGGTGCTGTGTACGACAGCGAAGACTGGAACTTCTCGAGCCGCGCTCGCGTTCAGTTCACCCTCTCGGGCACCACCGACTCGGGCCTCGAGTTCGGCGCGAAGTTCCGCACCTCGGACATCCGCAACGCTGAAGATCCGCGCAACGGCAACCGTGGCACCGTCTTCCTGTCGGGCGCTTTCGGCAAGATCACCATGGGTGACATTGCTTCGGCCTCGGAAGAACTCTTCGGCGACCTGGCCGACGTCGGCTACCTCGGCGATGACCAAGGGACCGCGGGTATCACCTTCGCTGGCCTGGGCACCAACGCCATCCCGTACCTGACGCTCGACAACGAAACCACCTCGGGCCTGATGTACACCTACAGCGCCGGTGCGTTCTCGGTCGCCGCGGCGATGACGGACGGCCATGGCTACGGTTCGCTCGCTGCCGGCACCTTCGAAGCCGACACCCAATCGTACTCGGTCGCCGCTGCCTACACCTTCGGCAACTACACCGTCGGCCTCGGCCACGAGATCCTCGACCGTGATGGCGCTGGTCTCGACATGAGCCAAACCGAACTCGCCGGCATGGCGAAATTCGGCAACACCGACGTCAAAGGCTACTACGCCATCGGCGGCGACGAAAACCCGGTTGACGACGCGATCGGCCTGAGCGTTGCCTCGGCCTTCGGCGCGACCACCGTCAAAGGCTACGTGCAAAAAGTCGACTTCGTCGCGGCTGGTGTTGACAGCGTGACCTGGTACGGCCTCGGCGCCGACTACGACCTGGGCGGCGGCGCGATCCTCGCGGCCGGCATCCAAGACGACGACGTGGACGGTTCGGATCCGGTCGCCAACATGGGTGTGAAATTCAAGTTCTGA
- a CDS encoding DUF3775 domain-containing protein has product MLPISPSKIAHVIIRARKFDAEVPGSGQGRELRAFIAALNEDEQAALTALMWIGRETFQAAEFDEAFETAKAEATAPTEDYLLGIPMLADYLEDGLNAMGISLEEAEDGINPTV; this is encoded by the coding sequence ATGCTGCCGATCAGCCCGTCGAAAATCGCCCATGTGATCATCCGCGCCCGGAAATTCGACGCCGAAGTGCCCGGATCCGGTCAGGGGCGCGAGCTGCGCGCCTTCATCGCGGCCTTGAACGAGGATGAACAGGCGGCGCTGACCGCGCTGATGTGGATCGGCCGCGAGACCTTCCAGGCCGCGGAATTCGACGAGGCCTTCGAGACCGCCAAGGCCGAGGCGACCGCGCCGACCGAGGATTACCTTCTCGGCATCCCGATGCTGGCCGATTACCTGGAAGACGGTCTGAATGCGATGGGGATCAGCCTGGAAGAAGCCGAGGACGGCATCAATCCGACGGTGTAG
- the ribA gene encoding GTP cyclohydrolase II — translation METPVFLGPSPLELINRARADLRLGLPVVLSGQMLAVAVETLSPERLEALRRLGPLTLALTAWRAETLKARVYDDDLARIAVPEEADLAWLRALADPADDLRVPMKGPLTSLRDGDATLARAAIGLCKTAQLLPAALLAPLPTPAPEGLTALAAPQVLQLLSSEAAFAPVAAARVPMRAAERGRLHIFRPDDGGPEHYAIEIGSPDRAQPVLARLHSACFTGDVMGSLKCDCGPQLDAALHQMGAEGAGVLLYLNQEGRGIGLANKMRAYSLQDQGFDTVEANHRLGFEDDERDFRIGAALLKKLGFSSVRLLTNNPAKVRMLETHGIAVRERVPLKVGKSRHNEAYLATKAAKSGHLL, via the coding sequence ATGGAAACGCCTGTCTTTCTCGGCCCGAGCCCCCTTGAACTGATCAACCGCGCCCGCGCCGATCTGCGGCTCGGGCTTCCCGTCGTGCTCTCGGGGCAGATGCTGGCCGTCGCGGTCGAGACGCTTTCGCCCGAACGGCTGGAGGCGCTGCGCCGTCTGGGGCCGCTGACGCTCGCGCTGACCGCCTGGCGGGCCGAGACGCTGAAGGCCCGGGTTTATGATGACGATCTTGCCCGGATCGCCGTTCCCGAAGAGGCCGATCTGGCCTGGCTGCGGGCGCTGGCCGATCCGGCCGATGACCTGCGCGTGCCGATGAAAGGCCCGCTGACCAGCCTGCGCGACGGCGATGCCACCCTTGCGCGGGCCGCGATTGGCCTGTGCAAGACGGCGCAGCTTCTGCCCGCCGCGCTGCTCGCCCCGCTGCCCACCCCCGCGCCCGAAGGGTTGACGGCGCTGGCGGCCCCGCAGGTGCTGCAGCTGCTGTCCTCCGAAGCCGCCTTTGCCCCCGTCGCCGCCGCGCGGGTGCCGATGCGGGCGGCCGAGCGCGGGCGGCTGCACATCTTCCGCCCCGATGATGGCGGCCCCGAACATTACGCGATCGAGATCGGTTCCCCCGACCGGGCGCAGCCGGTGCTGGCGCGGCTGCATTCGGCCTGTTTCACCGGCGACGTGATGGGCTCGCTGAAATGCGACTGCGGCCCGCAGCTCGATGCCGCGCTGCATCAGATGGGGGCCGAGGGGGCGGGCGTGCTGCTTTACCTCAATCAGGAGGGCCGCGGCATCGGGCTGGCGAACAAGATGCGCGCCTATTCGCTGCAGGATCAGGGCTTTGACACGGTCGAGGCGAACCACCGGCTGGGCTTCGAGGATGACGAACGCGATTTTCGCATCGGTGCGGCGCTGCTGAAGAAGCTCGGCTTCAGCTCGGTGCGGCTTTTGACCAACAACCCGGCCAAGGTGCGGATGCTGGAAACCCACGGCATTGCGGTGCGCGAACGGGTGCCGCTCAAGGTCGGCAAAAGCCGCCACAACGAAGCCTATCTTGCCACCAAGGCGGCGAAATCGGGGCATCTGCTGTGA
- the leuS gene encoding leucine--tRNA ligase, which yields MSRYEPSQSEQKWQAAWEAAGVFTARRDPARPKYYVLEMFPYPSGRIHMGHVRNYTMGDVVARYKMSCGFSVLHPMGWDAFGMPAENAAIERGGHPKDWTYSNIADMRAQMKPLGLSIDWSREFATCDPEYYGQQQAMFLDMLEAGLVYRKNAVVNWDPVDMTVLANEQVEDGRGWRSGALVERKELTQWFFKISDYAGELLAALDGLKDWPEKVRLMQANWIGQSRGLQFSFDTVDAPEGFGKIEVYTTRPDTLMGASFVGISPDHPLAKVLEAANPEMAEFIAQCRKGGTTEEAIETAEKIGLDTGIRVKHPLDPNWELPVWIANFILMDYGTGAIFGCPAHDARDFEFATKYALPINPVFVAEGAEEAALTEAFVPMKSEPVRYIRGFAGAEVQTGEDGVASAITVAETQGWGTGVTKYRLRDWGLSRQRYWGCPIPVVHCASCGVVPEKKENLPIRLPDDVTFDKPGNPLDRHPTWRDCSCPKCGAPARRETDTMDTFVDSSWYYARFTAPHATTPTVAEDADYWMNVDQYIGGIEHAILHLLYSRFFARAMAKTGHLPAKAIEPFDALFTQGMVTHEIYKTTDANGRPVWHLPEEVDLETGTLKATGEKVEIIPSAKMSKSKKNVVDPMNIIAQFGADTARWFVMSDSPPERDVEWTASGAEAACKHLTRVWNLCDRIASLPDDLPPREDEALLRAMHRAIADVTFSIENFAFNKAIAKLYEFTNTLAKSDASKPVRQQAMRTLAQLMAPMVPHLAEDVWAHQGGEGLVVRAPWPKADPAMLVEDTVTLPIQINGKRRSEVTVPKDMPVSEVEKLVLADETVIKVLAGGQPKKLIVVPGRIVNVVI from the coding sequence ATGTCGCGTTACGAACCGAGCCAGAGCGAACAGAAATGGCAAGCCGCCTGGGAGGCGGCAGGCGTGTTCACCGCGCGGCGGGATCCCGCAAGGCCGAAATATTACGTGCTCGAGATGTTCCCCTATCCCTCGGGGCGCATCCACATGGGCCATGTGCGCAACTACACCATGGGCGACGTGGTGGCGCGGTATAAAATGTCCTGCGGTTTCAGCGTCTTGCACCCGATGGGCTGGGATGCTTTCGGGATGCCCGCGGAAAATGCCGCGATCGAACGGGGTGGCCATCCGAAGGACTGGACCTATTCGAACATCGCCGACATGCGCGCGCAGATGAAGCCCTTGGGCCTGTCGATCGACTGGAGCCGCGAATTTGCCACCTGCGACCCGGAATATTACGGCCAGCAGCAGGCGATGTTCCTCGACATGCTCGAAGCCGGTCTGGTCTATCGCAAGAATGCGGTGGTGAACTGGGACCCGGTCGACATGACGGTTCTGGCGAACGAACAGGTCGAAGACGGGCGCGGCTGGCGCTCGGGCGCGCTCGTCGAGCGCAAGGAACTGACGCAGTGGTTCTTCAAGATTTCCGATTACGCGGGCGAATTGCTGGCGGCGCTCGATGGGTTGAAGGACTGGCCGGAAAAGGTGCGGCTGATGCAGGCGAACTGGATCGGCCAGTCGCGCGGGCTGCAATTCAGCTTCGACACCGTCGACGCGCCCGAGGGTTTCGGCAAGATCGAGGTTTACACGACCCGGCCGGACACGCTGATGGGGGCGTCTTTCGTCGGCATCTCGCCCGATCATCCGCTGGCCAAGGTGCTGGAAGCGGCGAACCCGGAAATGGCCGAGTTCATCGCCCAATGCCGCAAGGGCGGCACCACCGAGGAAGCGATCGAGACGGCGGAAAAGATCGGCCTGGACACCGGCATCCGTGTCAAGCATCCGCTTGATCCCAATTGGGAATTGCCGGTCTGGATCGCGAATTTCATCTTGATGGATTACGGCACCGGCGCGATTTTCGGCTGCCCGGCGCATGATGCGCGCGACTTCGAATTCGCCACGAAATACGCCCTGCCGATCAACCCGGTCTTCGTTGCGGAAGGCGCCGAGGAAGCCGCCTTGACCGAGGCCTTCGTGCCGATGAAATCGGAACCCGTCCGCTACATCCGCGGCTTTGCCGGGGCCGAAGTGCAGACCGGCGAAGACGGCGTGGCCAGTGCCATCACCGTGGCGGAAACGCAGGGCTGGGGCACCGGCGTCACGAAATACCGCCTGCGCGACTGGGGCCTGTCGCGGCAACGCTACTGGGGCTGCCCGATTCCCGTCGTGCATTGCGCCAGCTGCGGTGTCGTGCCCGAGAAGAAAGAGAACCTGCCGATCCGGCTGCCCGATGATGTCACCTTCGACAAGCCGGGCAACCCGCTTGACCGGCATCCGACCTGGCGCGACTGCAGCTGCCCGAAATGCGGGGCACCGGCGCGGCGGGAAACCGACACGATGGACACCTTCGTCGATTCGTCCTGGTATTACGCCCGTTTCACCGCGCCGCATGCGACGACCCCGACCGTGGCCGAGGATGCCGATTACTGGATGAACGTCGATCAATATATCGGCGGCATCGAACATGCGATTCTGCACCTGCTCTATTCGCGCTTCTTCGCCCGGGCGATGGCGAAGACCGGGCACCTGCCCGCGAAGGCGATCGAGCCCTTCGACGCGCTTTTCACCCAAGGCATGGTGACGCACGAGATCTACAAGACCACCGACGCCAATGGCCGTCCGGTCTGGCACCTGCCCGAAGAGGTGGACCTTGAGACCGGCACGCTGAAGGCGACGGGCGAAAAGGTCGAGATCATCCCCTCGGCCAAGATGTCGAAATCGAAAAAGAACGTCGTCGATCCGATGAACATCATCGCGCAATTCGGCGCCGATACCGCGCGCTGGTTCGTGATGTCGGACAGCCCGCCCGAGCGGGACGTGGAATGGACCGCCTCGGGGGCCGAGGCCGCCTGCAAGCATCTCACCCGGGTCTGGAACCTGTGCGACCGCATCGCGTCGCTGCCCGATGACCTGCCGCCGCGCGAGGATGAGGCGCTCTTGCGCGCCATGCACCGGGCGATTGCCGATGTCACCTTCTCGATCGAGAATTTCGCCTTCAACAAGGCGATTGCGAAGCTTTACGAATTCACCAACACGCTGGCGAAATCTGATGCCTCGAAACCCGTCCGGCAACAGGCGATGCGCACGCTTGCCCAGCTGATGGCGCCGATGGTGCCGCATCTGGCCGAGGATGTCTGGGCGCATCAGGGCGGCGAAGGTCTGGTGGTGCGCGCGCCCTGGCCCAAGGCCGATCCGGCGATGCTGGTCGAAGATACGGTCACGCTGCCCATCCAGATCAACGGCAAGCGCCGCTCCGAGGTCACCGTGCCGAAGGACATGCCCGTTTCCGAGGTTGAAAAGCTCGTGCTGGCGGACGAGACTGTGATCAAGGTTCTGGCCGGTGGCCAGCCGAAAAAGCTCATCGTCGTGCCGGGGCGCATCGTCAATGTGGTCATCTGA
- a CDS encoding L,D-transpeptidase family protein, translated as MIRLTATGLLFHGRRHPVQIGRGGLSATKREGDGATPVGRLRIVGLLYRADRLPRPAPWAKPIGPQDLWCDDPGHPAYNQPVRAPFKASHERMARRDPLYDIVLITDWNYPKATPGKGSAIFLHQRRRLGYPTAGCLALGRADLIKLARRLKPGTELLIPPLSCFYLAKNIPGSGAAPRSADKA; from the coding sequence GTGATCCGTCTGACCGCCACCGGGCTTCTGTTCCACGGCCGCCGCCATCCGGTGCAGATCGGCCGCGGCGGGCTCTCCGCCACCAAACGCGAAGGCGACGGCGCCACCCCGGTGGGCCGGTTGCGCATCGTCGGCCTGCTGTACCGCGCCGACCGCCTGCCCCGCCCCGCCCCTTGGGCGAAGCCGATCGGCCCGCAGGATCTGTGGTGCGACGATCCCGGCCACCCCGCCTACAACCAGCCCGTCCGCGCGCCGTTCAAGGCCAGCCACGAACGCATGGCCCGCCGCGATCCGCTTTACGACATCGTGCTGATCACCGATTGGAACTATCCGAAAGCCACCCCCGGCAAGGGCTCGGCGATCTTCCTGCATCAGCGCCGTCGCCTGGGCTACCCCACGGCAGGCTGCCTTGCGCTTGGCCGTGCCGACCTGATCAAACTCGCGCGCCGCCTGAAACCCGGCACCGAGCTGTTGATCCCGCCGCTTTCCTGCTTTTATCTTGCGAAAAATATCCCGGGGTCCGGGGCAGCGCCCCGGTCCGCCGACAAGGCCTAG
- the lptE gene encoding LPS assembly lipoprotein LptE, whose protein sequence is MALIGAATLSACGFTPAYGPKGGAAGLLGRVETDMPQTPDDFALVRRLSERLGPVEKARYRLSYTVTTDVLGQAITPEGATTRYSLTGQVEYRLQDSRSEAVLLAGKVSSFTSWSASGSVVATSSAEDDAHRRLMRMLADQIVTRLLAQASTLPK, encoded by the coding sequence TTGGCTCTGATCGGCGCCGCAACGCTTTCGGCTTGCGGCTTCACCCCGGCTTATGGGCCAAAGGGCGGCGCGGCCGGGCTTTTGGGCCGCGTCGAAACCGACATGCCGCAGACGCCCGACGATTTCGCGCTGGTGCGGCGGCTGTCGGAACGGCTCGGCCCGGTCGAGAAGGCCCGGTATCGGCTGTCCTACACCGTGACCACCGATGTTCTGGGCCAGGCGATCACCCCCGAAGGCGCCACCACGCGCTATTCGCTGACCGGGCAGGTCGAGTATCGGCTGCAGGACAGCCGCTCGGAAGCCGTGCTGCTGGCGGGCAAGGTGAGCAGCTTTACTTCCTGGTCGGCCTCGGGCTCGGTCGTCGCGACCTCCTCGGCCGAGGATGACGCGCATCGCCGCCTGATGCGGATGCTGGCCGATCAGATCGTCACCCGTCTGCTGGCGCAGGCGAGCACGCTGCCGAAATGA
- the holA gene encoding DNA polymerase III subunit delta, producing the protein MKLAGIAATRYFGKPDPARLGLLIYGADAMRVALRRQEVIAALIGPEGEAEMRLTRLSGADLRKDASQVIDGIKEIGFFPGPRVVFVEEATDTTAPAFDAAVKAWTHGDAQIIVTAGALTAKSALRKIFENHPNAYAIGIYDDPPSREEIEEILKKAGLRAIPNETMTDVLALSKALDPGDFRQTIEKIALYKHGDMSPLTPAEVALSAPSTVEAEIDEVLELVADGRPLDLARMMRRIEGQGVQPVTLAIMATRHFRTLHMAASDPGGVGAGIGKLRPPVFGPRRDVLQRQASRWGMMRLEEALKVLIEADLTLRSASKAPQMAVIERALMRLASLAAKL; encoded by the coding sequence ATGAAACTCGCCGGCATCGCCGCGACGCGCTATTTCGGCAAGCCCGATCCGGCGCGGCTGGGGCTTCTGATCTATGGCGCCGATGCGATGCGGGTGGCCCTGCGGCGGCAAGAGGTGATCGCGGCGCTGATCGGCCCCGAGGGCGAGGCCGAGATGCGGCTCACGCGGCTTTCGGGCGCCGATCTGCGCAAGGATGCCTCGCAGGTGATCGACGGCATCAAGGAGATCGGCTTTTTCCCCGGCCCCCGGGTTGTCTTCGTCGAGGAGGCGACCGACACCACCGCCCCGGCCTTTGACGCGGCGGTCAAGGCCTGGACCCATGGCGATGCGCAGATCATCGTCACGGCGGGCGCGCTGACCGCGAAATCGGCGCTGCGCAAGATTTTCGAAAACCACCCCAATGCCTATGCGATCGGGATTTACGACGACCCGCCCAGCCGCGAGGAGATCGAGGAGATCCTGAAAAAGGCCGGTCTGCGGGCGATCCCGAACGAGACGATGACCGATGTTCTGGCGCTCTCGAAGGCGCTCGACCCGGGCGATTTCCGCCAGACGATCGAAAAGATCGCGCTTTACAAACATGGGGATATGAGCCCGCTGACCCCGGCCGAGGTGGCGCTTTCGGCGCCCAGCACGGTCGAGGCAGAGATCGACGAGGTGCTGGAGCTGGTGGCCGACGGCCGCCCCTTGGACCTGGCGCGGATGATGCGCCGGATCGAGGGGCAAGGGGTGCAGCCGGTGACGCTCGCCATCATGGCGACGCGGCATTTTCGGACCCTGCACATGGCGGCGTCCGATCCCGGCGGGGTGGGCGCGGGGATTGGCAAGCTGCGCCCGCCGGTCTTTGGCCCGCGCCGCGACGTGTTGCAGCGGCAGGCCAGCCGCTGGGGGATGATGCGGCTGGAAGAGGCGCTGAAGGTGCTGATCGAGGCCGATCTGACGCTGCGCTCGGCGTCGAAAGCACCGCAGATGGCGGTGATCGAACGGGCGCTGATGCGGCTGGCTTCCTTGGCGGCGAAGCTGTGA
- a CDS encoding DUF3576 domain-containing protein, producing MKKATSLRTGLVMTVALGLAGCGTSSGKLFNWGGPARPAPQKQETAIDKFKAEPKQSSVWDLFSNNADPNVSIGVNKYLWMASLEVLDFLPIQSVDPFSGLIMTGYGTPPGGGKAYRATIHVTDPALDARSLKVSLESRGGTVAPETVRAVEDAILTRARQLRIRDSGL from the coding sequence ATGAAGAAAGCAACCTCTTTGCGCACCGGTCTGGTGATGACGGTCGCGCTTGGTCTGGCAGGCTGCGGCACCTCCAGCGGCAAACTGTTCAACTGGGGCGGCCCGGCCCGGCCCGCGCCGCAAAAGCAGGAAACCGCCATCGACAAGTTCAAGGCCGAGCCCAAGCAATCCTCGGTCTGGGATCTGTTTTCGAACAATGCCGACCCGAATGTCTCGATCGGGGTCAACAAGTATCTCTGGATGGCCTCGCTTGAAGTGCTCGACTTCCTGCCGATCCAGTCGGTCGATCCGTTCTCGGGGCTGATCATGACCGGCTACGGCACGCCGCCCGGCGGCGGCAAGGCCTATCGCGCGACGATCCATGTCACCGATCCGGCGCTGGATGCGCGCTCGCTCAAGGTGTCGCTGGAAAGCCGCGGCGGCACGGTGGCGCCCGAAACCGTCCGCGCGGTCGAGGATGCGATCCTGACCCGGGCCCGGCAGCTGCGGATTCGCGACTCGGGCCTCTGA
- a CDS encoding DNA recombination protein RmuC: MIELGAHLIDLQDPLVQAALASAAVLLLLILLMLRASLRTAKALDPLAGTLLQLAQRVQALSDGQHQLAGGLHHVSEAQAASQSRMLQLMEARLAEVNRAMTESLHGSATRTARSLGDLQQRLAAIDKAQANIEKLSGNVLGLQDILSNKQTRGAFGEIQLHDIVQKALPRDSYTMQATLSNGRRADCLIHLPHPPGPMVIDSKFPLEAYEALRRAENQSQLIEAQRMMRISLRSHIRAIADRYIIEGETADGALLFLPSEAVYAELHANFPELVREGFAAKVWIVSPTTCMATLHTMRAVLKDARMRAQAGAIRRELAALHADVGRLGERVANLDRHFGMAARDIEEIRTSAEKAGKRAHRLDNFDFEELAPEPPLRLPVES; encoded by the coding sequence ATGATCGAACTCGGCGCGCATCTGATCGACCTGCAGGACCCTCTGGTGCAGGCGGCGCTTGCTTCGGCGGCGGTTCTGCTGCTGCTGATCCTTTTGATGCTGCGGGCGTCCTTGCGCACGGCGAAGGCGCTGGACCCGCTGGCCGGGACCCTGTTGCAGCTGGCGCAACGGGTGCAGGCGCTGTCCGATGGCCAGCACCAGCTCGCAGGCGGGCTGCATCATGTCTCCGAAGCCCAGGCCGCCAGCCAAAGCCGGATGCTGCAACTGATGGAGGCGCGTCTGGCCGAGGTGAACCGGGCGATGACCGAGAGCCTGCACGGCTCGGCCACCCGCACCGCGCGCAGCCTTGGCGATCTGCAACAGCGTCTGGCCGCCATCGACAAGGCCCAGGCGAATATCGAGAAGCTTTCGGGCAATGTGCTGGGATTGCAGGACATTCTCTCGAACAAGCAGACCCGCGGCGCCTTTGGCGAGATCCAGCTGCATGACATCGTGCAAAAGGCGCTGCCGCGCGATTCCTATACGATGCAGGCGACGCTTTCGAACGGACGCCGCGCCGATTGCCTGATCCATCTGCCCCATCCCCCAGGGCCGATGGTGATCGACAGCAAATTCCCGCTGGAGGCTTACGAGGCCCTGCGCCGCGCCGAAAATCAAAGCCAGCTGATCGAGGCGCAACGGATGATGCGGATTTCCCTGCGCTCGCATATCCGCGCCATTGCGGATCGCTACATCATCGAGGGCGAGACCGCCGATGGCGCGCTGCTGTTCCTGCCGTCAGAGGCGGTCTATGCGGAACTGCACGCGAATTTCCCCGAACTGGTGCGCGAGGGTTTCGCCGCCAAGGTCTGGATCGTCTCGCCCACCACCTGCATGGCGACGCTGCACACGATGCGCGCCGTGCTGAAAGACGCGCGGATGCGGGCGCAGGCGGGGGCGATCCGGCGCGAACTCGCCGCGCTGCATGCCGATGTCGGGCGGCTGGGCGAGCGGGTGGCGAACCTTGATCGCCATTTCGGCATGGCCGCGCGCGACATCGAGGAGATCCGGACCTCCGCCGAAAAGGCGGGCAAGCGGGCGCATCGGCTCGACAATTTCGACTTCGAGGAGCTGGCCCCGGAACCGCCCTTGCGGCTTCCCGTCGAAAGCTGA